One genomic region from Streptomyces sp. NBC_01431 encodes:
- a CDS encoding (Fe-S)-binding protein: MRVALFVTCVNDAVYPATGIATVKLLERLGVEVDFPAGQTCCGQPQYNTGYRHETEPLVRRMGRVFDGYDHVVTPSGSCAAMVRDNYPRIGHKAAAEGRGPELGEIARSLGPRVYELSEFLVDVLGVTDVGAYFPHTVTYHPSCHGLRTLGLGDRPRRLLEAVKGLELRELPGADECCGFGGTFAVKNPDVSAAMGTDKVAHAASTGAEVLCGADNSCLMHIGGILHRQDAPLRALHIAEILLSTEAEPHV, encoded by the coding sequence ATGCGCGTCGCACTCTTCGTCACCTGCGTCAACGACGCGGTGTACCCCGCCACCGGCATCGCGACGGTGAAGCTGCTCGAACGGCTCGGGGTGGAGGTCGACTTTCCCGCCGGGCAGACGTGTTGCGGACAGCCGCAGTACAACACCGGCTACCGGCACGAGACCGAACCCCTGGTGCGGCGGATGGGCCGGGTCTTCGACGGGTACGACCACGTGGTCACCCCGTCCGGCTCCTGCGCGGCGATGGTGCGCGACAACTATCCGCGCATCGGCCACAAGGCCGCGGCCGAAGGGCGCGGTCCCGAGCTGGGCGAGATCGCGCGATCGCTGGGCCCGCGCGTGTACGAGCTGAGCGAGTTCCTCGTCGACGTGCTCGGCGTGACCGACGTCGGCGCGTACTTCCCGCACACCGTCACCTACCACCCCTCCTGCCACGGCCTGCGCACGCTGGGGCTCGGCGACCGGCCCCGCAGACTGCTGGAAGCCGTGAAGGGCCTGGAACTGCGCGAACTCCCGGGCGCCGACGAATGCTGCGGCTTCGGCGGCACCTTCGCCGTCAAGAACCCGGACGTGTCCGCCGCGATGGGCACCGACAAGGTGGCCCACGCCGCATCGACCGGTGCCGAAGTGCTGTGCGGCGCCGACAACTCCTGCCTGATGCACATCGGCGGCATCCTCCACCGCCAGGACGCCCCGCTGCGAGCCCTGCACATCGCCGAGATCCTCCTCAGCACCGAAGCGGAGCCCCACGTATGA
- a CDS encoding class II fructose-bisphosphate aldolase has product MPLARTGALVAEAADKRRAVAAFNIITLEHAEAVIAGAEAAKSPVVLQVSENVVKFRYGRVLPLARAAAAAAEAASVPVALHLDHVKQDELLRQAVDAGFSSAMYDAAHLPYEENLAATRAAADWAHTQGLWIEAELGEVGGKDGKAPLDAHAPGARTDPGQARQFVAESGVDALAVAIGSSHAMTSRTAQLDHALLARLDEALRVPLVLHGSSGVPDKALSAAVVGGIAKVNIGTALNIAMTDAIRAYLAAHPEAVDARTYLTVGRQAMAATVTRLIGVLDGTS; this is encoded by the coding sequence ATGCCACTCGCACGGACCGGCGCGCTCGTCGCCGAAGCCGCCGACAAACGCCGCGCGGTCGCGGCCTTCAACATCATCACGCTGGAACACGCCGAGGCGGTCATCGCGGGCGCCGAAGCGGCCAAGTCGCCGGTCGTGCTCCAGGTCAGCGAGAACGTCGTCAAGTTCCGCTACGGCCGGGTCCTGCCGCTCGCCCGCGCCGCCGCCGCAGCCGCCGAAGCCGCGTCCGTACCGGTCGCGCTGCACCTCGACCACGTCAAGCAGGACGAACTCCTGCGCCAGGCGGTCGACGCGGGATTCAGCTCCGCGATGTACGACGCGGCCCATCTGCCGTACGAGGAGAACCTGGCCGCGACGCGCGCCGCAGCCGACTGGGCGCACACCCAAGGCCTTTGGATCGAAGCCGAGTTGGGGGAGGTGGGCGGCAAGGACGGCAAGGCCCCACTGGACGCCCACGCCCCCGGTGCGCGTACCGACCCCGGCCAGGCGCGGCAGTTCGTGGCCGAGTCGGGCGTGGACGCGCTCGCCGTCGCGATCGGCAGCTCGCACGCCATGACCTCGCGCACCGCCCAACTGGACCACGCCCTGCTCGCCAGACTCGACGAAGCCCTCAGGGTGCCGCTGGTCCTGCACGGCTCCTCCGGAGTTCCGGACAAGGCGCTGTCGGCGGCGGTCGTCGGCGGCATCGCCAAGGTCAACATCGGCACCGCGCTGAACATCGCCATGACCGACGCCATCCGCGCCTATCTCGCCGCCCATCCCGAAGCGGTGGACGCCCGCACCTACCTGACGGTCGGCCGCCAGGCGATGGCCGCGACCGTCACCCGGCTCATCGGAGTCCTCGACGGGACGAGTTGA
- a CDS encoding cytochrome P450, which yields MDRHEHARLDALQRDPYPHYARARHAEGLTFVPELDAWLVARDADVREVLRRPEAFSSANALRPDVLPGPTVLAEMGRGLGGRPVVVSSDGALHQRLRAPIVHGLSPSRVAAIVPYAAERASALVDAFAQRGSAELMAEYALQLPGAVIGRLIGLDAADVPLAVHGGHRAEQLLFRPMEEPDQLAAARDVVALQHLLDTYIRDRRAHPQDDLCTGLITALAPGGGSATDELTLDERHEMVAHLQNFLLAGHLTTSALIGTTLLHLLRHRAQWELLCAKPEMIPAAVEEAARYDSPIQGFRRVTTRPVILSGTELPTGTVVFIAYGSANRDPSRHERPDVFDITRTPARHLAFGYGVHGCPGSQLAREQLRITLELLSTRLPGLRLAEDRPVVMRPTMIHRSPEALHLVW from the coding sequence GTGGACCGGCATGAGCACGCTCGGCTCGACGCGCTGCAGCGCGACCCCTATCCGCACTATGCGCGGGCCCGGCACGCCGAGGGTCTGACCTTCGTGCCGGAGCTGGACGCCTGGCTGGTGGCGCGCGACGCGGACGTGCGTGAAGTGCTGCGCCGCCCCGAAGCGTTCTCCTCCGCCAACGCGCTGCGCCCGGACGTCCTTCCCGGACCCACGGTGCTCGCCGAGATGGGCCGGGGTTTAGGCGGCCGGCCCGTGGTGGTCAGCTCGGACGGAGCTCTGCACCAGCGACTGCGCGCCCCGATCGTCCACGGCCTGTCGCCCTCGCGGGTCGCCGCCATCGTCCCGTACGCGGCCGAACGGGCCTCGGCGCTGGTCGACGCCTTCGCGCAACGCGGCTCGGCCGAACTCATGGCGGAGTACGCGCTCCAGCTCCCCGGCGCGGTGATCGGGCGGCTGATCGGCCTGGACGCCGCTGATGTTCCGCTCGCCGTGCACGGCGGCCACCGGGCCGAGCAGTTGCTCTTCCGCCCGATGGAGGAGCCGGACCAGCTCGCGGCCGCCCGTGACGTCGTCGCGCTGCAACATCTCCTCGACACGTACATACGGGACCGGCGCGCCCACCCGCAGGACGACCTGTGTACCGGCCTGATCACCGCGCTCGCTCCCGGCGGCGGGTCGGCGACCGACGAACTCACCCTCGACGAGCGCCACGAAATGGTCGCCCACCTGCAAAACTTCCTGCTCGCCGGGCACCTCACCACCAGCGCCCTGATCGGAACGACACTGCTGCACCTGCTGCGCCACCGCGCGCAGTGGGAGCTCCTGTGCGCGAAGCCCGAAATGATCCCGGCCGCCGTCGAAGAGGCGGCCCGCTACGACAGCCCGATCCAGGGCTTCCGCCGCGTCACGACCCGCCCGGTCATCCTGTCCGGCACCGAACTGCCCACCGGGACAGTGGTGTTCATCGCGTACGGTTCGGCCAACCGGGACCCCAGTCGGCACGAGCGGCCCGACGTCTTCGACATCACCCGCACTCCGGCCCGCCACCTCGCCTTCGGATACGGCGTACACGGCTGTCCTGGCTCCCAACTGGCCCGCGAACAGCTGCGGATCACCCTGGAACTGCTCAGCACCCGGCTGCCGGGACTGCGGCTGGCGGAGGACAGACCGGTCGTCATGCGGCCGACGATGATCCACCGGTCCCCGGAGGCGCTGCACCTCGTCTGGTGA
- a CDS encoding SIS domain-containing protein gives MSHVENELSSQPECWKRAAELAVQHKDALPAPGERVAVVGCGTSFFMAQAVAALREGAGLGETDAFAASEFPTGRSYDRIVALTRSGTTTEVLDLLAAVRGRVRTTAITADPSTPVMQAADDIVVLDFADEESVVQTRFATTALTLLRAHLGLHTEQAVADARTALAEPLPEGLVGCTQFTFLGRGWTNGLAQEAALKMREASLSWTEAYPAMEYRHGPISISTTTTATWMFGQAPEGLAGQVADTGAMWIEGRLDPLAELVRAQRLAVAVAAARGLDPDRPRHLTRSVILDGA, from the coding sequence ATGAGCCATGTCGAGAACGAACTGAGCAGTCAGCCCGAATGCTGGAAGCGGGCGGCCGAACTCGCGGTCCAGCACAAGGACGCACTGCCGGCGCCCGGCGAACGCGTCGCCGTCGTCGGCTGCGGCACCTCCTTCTTCATGGCGCAGGCCGTCGCCGCACTCCGCGAAGGCGCGGGCCTGGGCGAGACCGACGCCTTCGCGGCCTCCGAATTCCCCACCGGACGCTCCTACGACCGGATCGTCGCGCTGACCCGCTCCGGTACCACCACCGAGGTGCTCGACCTGCTCGCGGCGGTGCGCGGCCGGGTCCGTACCACCGCCATCACGGCCGACCCGAGCACCCCGGTCATGCAGGCCGCCGACGACATCGTCGTGCTCGACTTCGCCGACGAGGAGTCGGTCGTCCAGACCCGCTTCGCCACCACCGCCCTCACCCTGCTGCGCGCCCACCTCGGGCTGCACACCGAGCAGGCCGTCGCCGACGCCCGCACGGCACTGGCCGAACCGCTCCCCGAAGGCCTGGTGGGCTGCACCCAGTTCACCTTCCTCGGGCGCGGCTGGACCAACGGCCTCGCCCAGGAAGCCGCGCTGAAGATGCGCGAGGCATCCCTGTCCTGGACCGAGGCGTACCCGGCGATGGAATACCGCCACGGACCCATCAGCATCTCGACCACCACCACTGCCACCTGGATGTTCGGGCAAGCCCCCGAAGGCCTCGCCGGGCAGGTGGCCGACACCGGCGCGATGTGGATCGAGGGTCGCCTGGACCCGCTCGCCGAACTCGTGCGCGCCCAGCGCCTGGCTGTGGCCGTCGCCGCTGCCCGCGGACTCGACCCGGACCGCCCACGCCACCTCACCCGCTCCGTCATCCTCGACGGCGCCTGA
- a CDS encoding phosphatase PAP2 family protein codes for MPAGITKGTRRQTRPTGPETTASRPPLVRELLLVTALFLVYKFGRQLANGHEARAFDNADHVWSWERALHLPGEGSVQHLLLHGDALVKAANTFYATVHFPATVAFLVWLYLRRPEHYLWSRRVLAALTAGALVLHITLPLAPPRMLAATGLIDTAQVYGPSVYAATPDNDAMANQFAAMPSLHFGWALMVAIGLIAATRGRLRWLWLLHPLVTLLVVVGTANHYWLDTIVAAGMLGAVLCFVPAPRRVTQLPAASMSDRRTAVPQLSEAAR; via the coding sequence ATGCCTGCCGGTATAACCAAGGGGACGCGTCGCCAGACCCGTCCCACCGGACCGGAGACGACCGCATCCCGGCCGCCCCTGGTACGCGAGCTGCTGCTCGTGACCGCGCTCTTCCTCGTCTACAAGTTCGGCCGTCAGCTGGCGAACGGGCACGAGGCGAGGGCCTTCGACAACGCCGACCACGTGTGGAGCTGGGAGCGTGCGCTGCACCTGCCCGGCGAGGGCTCCGTCCAGCATCTGCTGCTGCACGGCGACGCCCTGGTCAAGGCCGCCAACACCTTCTACGCCACGGTGCACTTCCCGGCCACTGTCGCCTTCCTGGTCTGGCTGTATCTGCGCCGCCCCGAGCACTACCTGTGGTCGCGCCGGGTCCTCGCCGCGCTCACCGCCGGCGCCCTGGTACTGCACATCACGCTCCCGCTCGCCCCGCCGCGGATGCTCGCGGCGACCGGGCTCATCGACACGGCTCAGGTGTACGGACCCTCCGTGTACGCGGCGACACCGGACAACGACGCCATGGCGAACCAGTTCGCCGCGATGCCCTCGCTGCACTTCGGCTGGGCGCTGATGGTCGCCATCGGGCTGATCGCGGCGACCCGCGGGCGCCTGCGGTGGCTGTGGCTGCTGCATCCGCTGGTCACCCTGCTCGTGGTGGTGGGCACCGCCAACCACTACTGGCTGGACACGATCGTGGCCGCCGGGATGCTCGGCGCGGTGCTCTGCTTCGTACCGGCACCCCGTCGCGTCACACAGTTGCCTGCGGCATCCATGTCGGACCGGCGCACCGCTGTGCCGCAACTCTCCGAGGCCGCGCGATGA
- a CDS encoding TetR/AcrR family transcriptional regulator, whose translation MSTQAATAAARRSKISPERELELYDAVLDLLREGGYDSVTMEGVAARTKCGKATLYRQWKSKPLLVTAALGKSRCSFFTGIDTGTLAGDLREAARAVGRREGPDTELMEAVGQAYIKHPDLREALRETVLNPEIAALDAMLQRGVERGEVAADNPAIGYVAPMIMGMLRIERLFEDRFRGEDTLLGLLESVIFPALRIG comes from the coding sequence ATGTCGACGCAGGCCGCCACGGCCGCTGCCCGCCGCAGCAAGATCAGCCCCGAGCGCGAGCTGGAGCTGTACGACGCCGTGCTCGACCTGCTCAGAGAGGGCGGCTACGACTCCGTGACCATGGAGGGCGTCGCCGCGCGCACCAAGTGCGGCAAGGCCACCCTGTACCGGCAGTGGAAGAGCAAGCCCCTGCTCGTCACGGCGGCCCTCGGCAAGAGCCGCTGCTCCTTCTTCACCGGCATCGACACCGGTACCCTCGCCGGGGACCTGCGTGAGGCGGCGCGGGCGGTCGGTCGCCGCGAGGGCCCCGACACCGAGCTGATGGAAGCCGTCGGGCAGGCCTACATCAAGCACCCCGACCTGCGCGAAGCCCTCCGCGAGACGGTACTGAACCCGGAGATCGCCGCACTGGACGCGATGCTCCAGCGCGGCGTCGAACGCGGCGAGGTGGCCGCGGACAACCCCGCGATCGGCTACGTCGCCCCCATGATCATGGGCATGCTGCGCATCGAGCGCCTCTTCGAGGACCGCTTCCGCGGCGAGGACACCCTGCTCGGACTCCTCGAATCGGTGATCTTCCCGGCGCTGCGGATCGGCTGA
- a CDS encoding alpha/beta fold hydrolase: MHFTLPDGTRLDYDDTGEGPLAVYAHGAPLSREVEAGLGMFSWEPVERLPTHRFVRYDARGHGASTGRPNPADYRFDRFAKDLVALLGHLGGEAPVTGMGSSLGCATVLHAALQQPLLLDRLVLLIPPTAWETRPAQAAGYRKVADLVEQRGAEILTALTAATRVPPSLAGVPGYPPRECGVEGDLVPAVYRGLADSDLPDRDALAQLTQPALLLALADDPVHPLSTAQQLAAILPGARLHVSSDSADIATWGERIARFLTA, encoded by the coding sequence GTGCATTTCACGCTCCCCGACGGCACACGCCTCGACTACGACGACACCGGTGAGGGCCCGCTCGCCGTCTACGCGCACGGAGCCCCGCTGAGCCGCGAGGTCGAAGCCGGGCTCGGCATGTTCAGCTGGGAGCCGGTTGAGCGGCTGCCCACGCATCGCTTCGTCCGGTACGACGCCCGCGGCCACGGCGCCTCCACCGGCCGCCCCAACCCGGCCGACTACCGCTTCGACCGGTTCGCGAAGGACCTCGTCGCCCTGCTCGGCCACCTCGGTGGCGAGGCGCCGGTGACCGGCATGGGTTCCTCCCTCGGCTGTGCGACGGTGTTGCACGCGGCGCTCCAACAGCCGCTGCTCTTAGACCGGTTGGTGCTGCTCATCCCGCCGACCGCCTGGGAGACCCGCCCGGCCCAGGCGGCCGGCTACCGTAAGGTCGCCGACCTCGTGGAGCAGCGCGGCGCCGAAATCCTGACCGCCCTGACGGCCGCCACCCGCGTGCCGCCCTCCCTCGCCGGAGTGCCGGGATACCCGCCGCGCGAGTGCGGTGTGGAGGGCGATCTCGTGCCCGCCGTGTACCGGGGCCTCGCCGACTCCGACCTCCCCGACCGCGACGCCCTCGCCCAACTGACCCAACCTGCCCTGCTGTTGGCGCTGGCCGACGATCCGGTCCACCCGCTGTCGACGGCGCAGCAGCTCGCGGCGATCCTGCCGGGTGCGCGCCTGCACGTCTCGTCGGACTCGGCGGACATCGCCACGTGGGGCGAACGGATCGCCCGTTTCCTGACCGCCTGA
- a CDS encoding LutB/LldF family L-lactate oxidation iron-sulfur protein → MSGTFVGMPAFPPPDPPAFPRAARDAVRDTTLRENLRHATHTIRDKRAKAVAELADWQQLREAGKRIKDHTLRHLDQYLVQLEESVTTAGGTVHWAADADEANRIVADLIRATGETEVVKVKSMATQEIGLNEALAAEGIRAYETDLAELIVQLGDDRPSHILVPAIHRNRVEIRDIFLDRMGSWGRPAPDGLTDTPADLAEAARLHLREKFLRAKVGVSGANFMVADTGTLVVFESEGNGRMCLTLPETLISVVGIEKVIPTWQDLEVFLQTLPRSSTAERMNPYTSMWTGPADGDGPQDFHLVLLDNGRTDALADEVGRQALRCIRCSACLNVCPVYERAGGHAYGSVYPGPIGAILTPQLRGTTSEIDASLPYASSLCGACYEVCPVAIDIPEVLVHLREKVAGQGGPGHRLEKAAMKAAGWAMDHPRVMAAGERAAARTRALHPKRPPGATAWTDSRDLPAFPEKPFRDWWKKNRS, encoded by the coding sequence ATGAGCGGCACCTTCGTCGGCATGCCCGCGTTCCCCCCGCCCGATCCCCCTGCGTTTCCCCGGGCCGCGCGCGACGCCGTCCGTGACACCACCCTGCGCGAGAACCTCCGCCACGCCACCCACACCATCCGCGACAAGCGCGCCAAGGCGGTCGCCGAACTCGCCGACTGGCAGCAGCTTCGCGAGGCGGGCAAGCGCATCAAGGACCACACGCTCCGTCATCTCGACCAATATCTGGTCCAGTTGGAGGAGTCGGTCACCACCGCCGGGGGCACCGTGCACTGGGCCGCCGACGCGGACGAGGCCAACCGGATCGTCGCCGACCTGATCAGAGCCACCGGCGAGACGGAGGTGGTGAAGGTCAAGTCGATGGCCACCCAGGAGATCGGACTCAACGAGGCGCTCGCCGCCGAAGGAATCCGCGCCTACGAGACCGACCTCGCCGAGCTCATCGTCCAGCTCGGCGACGACCGGCCGTCGCACATCCTGGTCCCCGCCATCCACCGCAACCGCGTCGAGATCCGCGACATCTTCCTTGACCGGATGGGCAGTTGGGGCAGACCCGCCCCGGACGGTCTCACCGACACGCCCGCCGACCTCGCCGAGGCGGCCCGCCTGCACCTGAGGGAGAAGTTCCTGCGGGCGAAGGTGGGCGTGTCGGGCGCCAACTTCATGGTCGCCGACACCGGCACACTGGTCGTCTTCGAGTCCGAGGGCAACGGCCGGATGTGCCTGACCCTGCCGGAGACCCTGATCTCGGTCGTCGGCATCGAGAAGGTGATCCCGACCTGGCAGGACCTGGAGGTCTTCCTCCAGACGCTGCCGCGCTCCTCGACGGCCGAGCGGATGAACCCGTACACCAGCATGTGGACCGGCCCGGCCGACGGCGACGGCCCGCAGGACTTCCACCTCGTACTGCTCGACAACGGCCGCACCGACGCGCTGGCCGACGAGGTGGGCCGGCAGGCCCTGCGCTGCATCCGCTGCTCGGCCTGCCTCAATGTGTGCCCGGTGTACGAACGGGCCGGCGGCCACGCCTACGGCTCGGTCTACCCCGGCCCGATCGGAGCCATCCTCACCCCCCAACTCCGCGGTACCACAAGCGAGATCGACGCATCGCTGCCGTACGCCTCCTCGCTCTGCGGTGCCTGCTACGAGGTCTGCCCCGTCGCCATCGACATCCCCGAAGTGCTCGTCCACCTCCGCGAGAAGGTCGCAGGCCAGGGCGGCCCGGGGCACCGCCTGGAGAAGGCCGCGATGAAGGCGGCCGGCTGGGCCATGGACCATCCGCGGGTCATGGCCGCGGGGGAGCGGGCCGCGGCCAGGACCCGCGCACTGCACCCGAAGCGGCCGCCCGGCGCGACGGCCTGGACCGACAGCCGCGACCTGCCGGCGTTCCCCGAAAAACCCTTCCGGGACTGGTGGAAGAAG
- a CDS encoding DMT family transporter: MNESALLAILLSLASAAGYALAAVGQSRLAAQGGGGLGKLLTRPLWWWAVGLNAAGALMHVAALHYGPLTLVQPLGALTLVAALPLSAYYERRRVTRREWRGAAWTLAGLAGLIAVTGPATPGDALSLREALAIASTTALLLAFLVRAGAHSAHGGRLGLATASGVASAVASALTQTVTASLAPELPGAALAWWQTTLVAVLVATFAVGGLLLSQSAYRGGLAAPLAVVNLANPAAAAVIGVALLGESFHGGPLGWAIAAASASVAARGVMMLTGATPAELPTELPTAEPAHLPA; the protein is encoded by the coding sequence ATGAACGAGTCCGCGCTGCTCGCCATCCTCCTCTCGCTCGCTTCGGCCGCCGGATACGCGCTGGCCGCCGTCGGCCAGTCCCGGCTCGCGGCCCAGGGCGGCGGTGGGCTCGGCAAACTGCTGACCCGGCCGCTGTGGTGGTGGGCTGTCGGCCTCAACGCGGCGGGCGCGCTCATGCACGTGGCCGCGCTCCACTACGGTCCGCTCACCCTGGTCCAGCCGCTCGGCGCGCTCACCCTGGTCGCCGCGCTGCCCCTCTCCGCGTACTACGAGCGGCGGCGCGTCACCCGGCGCGAATGGCGCGGTGCGGCCTGGACGCTGGCCGGGCTCGCCGGCCTGATCGCGGTCACTGGGCCCGCCACCCCCGGCGACGCGCTGAGCCTGCGCGAGGCCCTCGCCATCGCCTCCACCACCGCCCTGCTGCTCGCCTTCCTGGTACGCGCCGGAGCGCACTCCGCGCACGGCGGCCGCCTCGGCCTGGCCACCGCGTCCGGGGTCGCCTCGGCGGTGGCGTCGGCGCTGACCCAGACGGTCACCGCGTCGCTGGCCCCCGAACTGCCCGGAGCTGCCCTGGCCTGGTGGCAGACCACGCTGGTCGCGGTGCTCGTCGCGACGTTCGCGGTCGGCGGGCTACTGCTTTCGCAGTCGGCCTACCGCGGTGGCCTGGCCGCCCCGCTGGCCGTGGTGAACCTGGCGAACCCCGCCGCGGCCGCGGTGATCGGTGTCGCGCTGCTCGGCGAAAGCTTCCACGGCGGACCGCTCGGCTGGGCAATCGCCGCGGCGTCGGCGAGCGTGGCCGCCCGCGGCGTCATGATGCTGACCGGCGCCACCCCCGCGGAACTGCCCACAGAACTGCCGACCGCCGAACCGGCCCACCTCCCCGCCTGA
- a CDS encoding DeoR/GlpR family DNA-binding transcription regulator, protein MSRDARWQALLELLVEQGRLEVDEAATALGVSAATIRRDFDQLAEQQMLVRTRGGAVVHGVSYELPLRYKTARQASEKQRIAKAVAALVAPGEAVGLTGGTTTTEVARALAVRPELAAGSPALTIVTNALNIANELAVRPQFKIVVTGGVARPQSYELTGPLAGGVLNQITMDVAVLGVGAFDVTHGASAHDEDEAGINRLLCERAERVIVAADSTKLGKRTFARICATSQVGTLVTDTAVSPETAARFTEAGVRVLAV, encoded by the coding sequence ATGTCGCGCGACGCCCGCTGGCAGGCACTGCTCGAACTCCTCGTGGAGCAGGGTCGCCTTGAGGTCGACGAGGCGGCGACGGCCCTCGGCGTGTCGGCGGCCACCATCCGCCGCGACTTCGACCAGCTCGCCGAGCAGCAGATGCTGGTGCGCACGCGGGGCGGCGCGGTCGTGCACGGCGTCTCCTACGAACTCCCCCTGCGCTACAAGACGGCGCGGCAGGCCTCGGAGAAACAGCGGATCGCGAAGGCGGTGGCGGCTCTGGTCGCCCCCGGCGAGGCGGTGGGTCTGACGGGCGGCACCACGACGACGGAGGTCGCCCGCGCGCTGGCCGTGCGGCCCGAACTGGCCGCCGGATCACCGGCGTTGACGATTGTGACCAATGCGCTCAACATCGCCAACGAGCTCGCGGTTCGCCCACAGTTCAAGATCGTGGTGACGGGCGGGGTGGCCCGCCCCCAGTCGTACGAGCTGACGGGGCCGCTCGCGGGCGGGGTGCTGAACCAGATCACCATGGATGTGGCGGTGCTCGGCGTCGGCGCCTTCGATGTGACGCACGGGGCATCGGCGCACGACGAGGACGAGGCCGGCATCAACCGGCTGCTGTGCGAGCGGGCCGAACGGGTCATCGTGGCGGCGGACTCCACGAAGCTGGGCAAGCGCACGTTCGCCCGGATCTGCGCGACGTCCCAGGTCGGCACGCTGGTCACCGACACGGCGGTCTCGCCGGAGACGGCGGCGCGGTTCACCGAGGCCGGGGTGAGGGTCCTCGCGGTGTGA
- the acuI gene encoding acrylyl-CoA reductase (NADPH), whose product MSFRAIRVSKDEQGHRVETVTLEESELPKGDVTVAVDYSTVNYKDGLALADKGIVRTYPLIPGIDFAGTVESSSHASFVPGDKVVLNGYGVGESHDGGFAQKARVSGDWLVPLPAPLTTRQAAAIGTAGYTAMLSVLALQDAGLTPASGDVLVTGAAGGVGSVAVALLARLGHRVIASTGRPAEADYLRELGAADIIDRTELSTPGRPLGKERWAGAVDSVGSHTLVNVLASTRYGGTVTTCGLAQGPDLPGTVLPFILRGVTLAGIDSVQAPMERRVRAYERLARDLDPALLERMTTVVGLDEVPAVADRILAGQVRGRTVVDVNA is encoded by the coding sequence ATGTCATTCCGCGCCATCCGAGTGAGCAAGGACGAGCAGGGCCACCGGGTCGAGACCGTCACGCTGGAGGAGAGCGAGCTCCCGAAGGGCGATGTGACCGTCGCCGTGGACTACTCGACCGTCAACTACAAGGACGGCCTCGCGCTCGCCGACAAGGGCATCGTGCGGACGTATCCGCTGATCCCCGGGATCGACTTCGCGGGCACCGTCGAATCCTCCAGCCACGCCTCCTTCGTGCCCGGTGACAAGGTCGTCCTCAACGGTTACGGGGTCGGCGAGAGCCACGACGGCGGCTTCGCGCAGAAGGCCCGGGTCAGTGGTGACTGGCTGGTTCCGCTGCCCGCCCCGCTCACGACCCGGCAGGCCGCCGCCATCGGCACCGCCGGATACACCGCGATGCTCAGCGTCCTGGCCCTTCAGGACGCGGGCCTAACCCCGGCGAGCGGCGACGTGCTCGTCACCGGTGCCGCGGGCGGTGTCGGCTCGGTCGCGGTGGCGCTCCTCGCCCGGCTCGGACACCGGGTCATCGCCTCCACCGGCCGGCCCGCCGAGGCCGACTACCTGCGCGAACTCGGCGCCGCCGACATCATCGACCGCACCGAACTCTCCACCCCGGGCCGTCCGCTCGGCAAGGAACGCTGGGCCGGCGCGGTCGACTCGGTCGGCAGCCACACCCTGGTCAACGTCCTCGCGAGCACGCGCTACGGCGGTACGGTCACCACCTGCGGCCTGGCCCAGGGCCCCGATCTCCCGGGCACCGTCCTGCCGTTCATCCTGCGCGGGGTGACCCTGGCCGGCATCGACTCCGTGCAGGCGCCGATGGAGCGCCGCGTGAGGGCGTACGAGCGCCTGGCCCGCGATCTCGATCCGGCCCTCCTGGAGCGGATGACCACCGTCGTCGGCCTGGACGAGGTACCCGCCGTCGCGGACCGTATCCTCGCCGGCCAGGTCCGCGGCCGCACGGTCGTGGACGTCAACGCCTGA